A segment of the Acetobacteroides hydrogenigenes genome:
TACTATAGGAGTGATTGGAATGCAGCATTTTGAAGGTATGCACGGAATTCGAATTCAGTTGCAGCTAGTTTCTTCAATGAAGCATCACCAGATACAGCTTCCTTCAAGTTGCTAAGTACTGCAGACTCGTTTCCTTGACGAGCAGCAATTACAGCCTTAAGATAAGCACCCTTTGGAGAGTTAACTTGCTCAAGAACCTTAGAAGCATTCTCAGTCTTACCTACAAGAAGTAGCGCAAGAGCTTGGTTGAACGAGTTGCTTCCAGCAAGGTAATCTACAGCGGCAGTGTATTGACCCTTAGTGATAGCGATGTAGGCAAGATTGTGCTTAACCTGATCTCCAGCATCGCCAGCCTGAACAAATAGTTTTTCAGCTTCAGCAATCTTTCCTTGAGCAAGAGCAACTGCTCCAAGGTTGTTCTTTACAACCGCATCGTTGTTGATAGCAGCAGCAGCTTCGAATTGCTTAGCGGCTTCAGCAACCTTTCCTTGCATTAGATAGATAGCACCAAGGTTGTTGATAGCCTTGTAGTTCTTGCTGTCAAGTTGAATAGCACCTTCGTATGCAGCAATCTTGTAAGATAGATCAGAAGAAAGCTTAGCACCATATACAAGTTGATCTGCTGAAATATTGCTGTAATCCTTATTTTGGATCTTAGCCTTAATTTGATCATCAGAAAGACCAATGCTATTTACGTTTGCAATTAGGTTAGACTTTCTAAGAGCAGGAAGAATGGTCTTCTTAAGATCAGGCCATCCAGCAGAAAGATTTTTAATTTCGCGGTCACGAACGTTAGGATCGCTGTACATAGAAACTACGCGAAGAATAAGCTCCTTATCTGCAATGTTAGAAGCGCTAACAAGAGCAACAAAACCATCCCAGTCTTCACCAAGAGAGGTAACTTCTGGCTTACTAACTACATCCTTAACAGTCTTAAAGCTCTTCTTTACAGCATCCTTGGTAGAAGTACCACGCTTTGCAGAAAGTTTGTCGTTGAATTCAACTGGACCGTCTGGAGAAGCATAAGCCTTAATAGCAAGACCTTGGAACGACTTGTTTACGGTATCCTTCTTAACCTTTGAAATGTATTGCTCCAGTTCTTTAACCTGAGCCTTAGAAAGTTCTTTCTTTTCAACAATAGCCTTGCTAATCATGAAAAGAATTTCAGCAGACTGTTGCTCTGGGGTAATTCTTTGGTAAGTTTGATCGTAGAAAATTGGAGCAGCAGCAGGAGTTGCCAAAGTGTATAGAGCACTAACTCCATCTGCTAACTTGTAAGGCTGATCAAATGGAATTGTTTTTCCTTTGTAAAGGATCTTTACGCGAAGTTCAAGTTTCGCCATTCTTAGCTGATCGCTATATGGGAATTCAACTTCTTGCTCATAGCCACCACCGTTTTCGTAGCTAATAACCTGATTGTTATCCTTTACATCTTCGCCCTGAAGCAACTTTGCTGGTGCAGCAAGTTCTCCTCCATTGTATACTAAAACAGGAGTAAGCTCAAGAACTGCCTTTTTATTGAAGAACTTAACTGGGAAATTAACGCTAATCTTAGCCTTAACGGTTCCAGCTTTTGCTTCGAGTGCAGTTGGAACGCAGGTTACCTTTACCTGGTCAACCGCCTTCTTCATCTTTTCAGGATTGCTACAACTTCCTAGCAGAAGTACAGCAGCAACCATCCATGCTAAATAGCTGATACGAATGTTTCTCATAATCGCTTGTCTATTTTTGTATTAAAGTTTCTTTTTACAAACTCAGGCCATTCATTTGCAAACTTATAAATCTTTAAGCTAAAAAAGAAATAAATGGATTAAATAAATAAGGATTTATCCTTATTTCAACAATTAGGGTGTAACCCTCTTAGAATTAACAGCAATAACAACCAAAAGTCAACATGCCAAGTTGAGTTTTAGGTTATTTTAACCAACAAAAAAGGGAGATAATTCTCCCCCTTTTTCTTCTTATTTGCGAAACTATTCTTTGCGTTCTGGCTTTGAAGGACGATCTCCACGTTTTGGTCCATCAGGACGTGGTTCACGAGGAGCTTGCTCTGGCTTTGGAAGAAGAGCCCTACGGCTCAACTTTAGCTTGCCTGTTTTCTTATCTACTTCGATCAGTTTAACATCAACCATATCGCCTTCTTTAAGGACATCTTCCACCTTTTCAACGCGCTTATGATCAATCTCTGAGATATGAAGAAGACCATCCTTACCTGGAAGTATTTCAACAAATGCTCCAAACTGAAGGATTGATTTTACCTTACCTCTATAAACTTCGCCTTCTTCAGGAACCGCTACTATTGCCTTTATTTTCTGAGCAGCTGCAACAAGTCCGTCTCTATCTTCACTAAAGATATCAACAATACCCTTGTTTTCTACCTCGGTAATAGTAATGGTAGTATTGGTTTCCTTTTGTATTTCTTGGATAATCTTACCGCCTGGCCCAATAACAGCACCAATAAACTCCTTAGGAATAATAAGCTGCTCGATGCGAGGAACGTGAGGTTTGTAGTCTTCGCGAGGTTCTTTAATGGTCTCTAGAATTTTGCCTAAGATATGCATACGTCCAGCACGTGCTTGTTCAAGTGCTTGAGATAGTATTTCATACGAAAGGCCGTCAACCTTGATATCCATCTGTGTTGCAGTGATACCATTCTCAGTTCCAGTAACCTTAAAGTCCATATCGCCAAGATGATCTTCATCGCCAAGAATGTCGGAAAGAACGGCAAACTTGCCTGTCTTCTTATCGGCAATAAGTCCCATTGCAATACCCGAAACAGGGCGTTTGATCTTCACACCAGCATCCATAAGAGCAAGAGTGCCAGCACAAACAGTAGCCATAGAAGAAGATCCATTAGACTCTAGAATATCTGAAACAACGCGAACGGCATATGGATTTTCAGGATTCATTGGTACTACTGGCTTAAGAGCACGGAATGCTAGATTTCCATGACCTATCTCTCGACGGCTTAATCCGCGCGAAGCACGAGCATCACCAGTTGAGAATGGAGGGAAGTTATAGTGAAGTACAAATTGCTCGGTACCTTGATTAAGCACCTCGTCAATTTGTTTTTCGTCAAGTTTCGTTCCAAGCGTTACTGTCGTAAGTGATTGGGTTTCTCCACGAGTAAAGACTGCCGAACCATGTGCAGAGGGCAGATAGTCTACCTCGCTCCAAATTGGACGAATGGTCTTTGTATCGCGGCCATCCAAACGCATACCTTCATCGATGATCATGCGGCGCATGGCCTCTTTAAGAACATCGTGAAAATAGCGTTCTACTACAGGTTTCATATCTGAAAGAACCTCTTCGGGCAAGGTTGCCTCAAATTCTTCGAGAACGGCAGCAAACCTATCGCCACGCTCATGCTTCGAGGTCATCCCCTTTGCTATCTCGTATACCTTATCGTAGGTTTCCTTCCAAATTTTCTCACGAAGTTCTTCGTCGTTGCGCTCGTGGCAGTAGGTACGCTTAACTGTCTTGCCAACCACTTCAGCAAGTTCTATTTGGGCAACACAGTGCTTCTTTATTGCCTCATGAGCAAACCTGATGGCCTCAAGCATATCTGCTTCCGAAACCTCATTCATTTCACCTTCAACCATCATAATATTATCGATGGTTGCGGCAACCATAATGTCGATATCGGCATTCTTCAGTTGCGAAAAGGTTGGGTTAATCATCAGTTCGCCATTAACTCTTGCAACACGAACTTCTGAAATTGGACCATTGAAAGGGATATCGGATACGGCCAACGCTGCCGATGCTGCAAGACCTGCAAGTGCATCTGGCATAATATCTTTATCAGCAGAAATAAGGTTTACGGTAACAAAAACCTCAGCATGAAAATCATCGGGAAAGAGCGGACGTAGAGCGCGATCGACCAATCGCGAAACCAGGACCTCGTAATCAGAAGGCTTTGCCTCTCTTTTCATGAAGCCACCAGGGAAACGACCTGCAGCTGCATACTTTTCCTTGTAGTCTACCGAAAGCGGCATGAAGTCTACATCTTCCTTGGCCTCCTTTGCAGCAGTAACAGTGGCCAAAAGCATGGTATTACCCATCTTAACCACAACAGAGCCGTCGGCCTGCTTAGCCAACTTCCCCGTTTCAATCTCTATTACTCTGCCATCACCAAGTTCGATTATTTTTTGGATCGCATTATACATAAAAACCTCTTTATTAATTCCTATCTTGTTATAAAAAACAAATATACTCCCTTTTGTTAAAAGGGAGTATAAAAAAAGGCAATTTTGCAATTGCCTTCTAAAATTATTTTCTCAAGTTAAGAGCCTTAATGATTGCTCTGTACCTTTCAATATCCGTATCCTTCAAATATTCGAGCAATCTTCTGCGCTTACCCACCAACTTAAGTAGCGAACGTTGGGTGTCATAGTCTTTGCGGTGGGTTTTGAGATGCTCGGTTAAATGGTTGATACGGTATGAAAATAGCGCAATCTGACCTTCTGCTGAGCCAGTGTCGGTATTAGACTTCCCGTACTGTTGGAAAAGTTCCTGTTTTTTTTCTGCTGTTAAATAGCTCATCTCTAAAAAATTTTATAACGTTCGCCTTACTAAAGACGCGCAAAATTAAGCATAATTTTTTTTTCAACCAACCTCATCGTCGCTTTTTTACTTATAAATCCACATCAAAAGTTCTAACCATCAGCAAAAACTGAAATCTAGTGCTTCTAGCGTATAGACACCCCGCCTTCAACAATTTTTTTCCCTATTGAACAGGATAGGCATCGCCTTTCATCACAGTAGTCCCTTTTTAAGTGTAAAAGGGCTTGCGTATAAAACGCCGAACCTACCGGTATACCCAGAATCTTCCACTTTTCGATCACTCTATTTTTATCTGGGGGGGTGGACTCTAGCATATCTAACGCTTTCTCCTTTAACTGAGGCATGTCATTCAAATGGCCATATGCAAAAACGAAAGGTACAAATAGATTTATGCCAAGTAGGCTCAAAGCGCTATATCCAAGATTCTTTTTTTGCGAAAGGGCTTGTTTGCCAAATACAAAATGATTCTCCCAATAAGGAGAAAGAGTTATGCCCGAAAACAAATCACAGAACTCAACAAAACTATTACAACTTACTACTTTTGAAAATATTGAGGCATGCTTATGGAGCAAATCTGCCAACTGAGCTATTCGTATGGTGGGAAAATTTTGAGGACGGGTTCTCAAAAACTTCCATAAACTTAAATCCAACGCCTTTAACTTGTATTTATCAGCCAGAAAGGAGTATTCTCGTTTTAAAGCTGTCGTATACTCATCATTTTCAACATTTGAAAGAAATCCCGCTTGCCCAAATAGCAACGCTTCTATTTGTAATTTATTATTACGATGCTTAAGCACTATGTTATAAGGCAACACTTTTGCCAATAGTTCAAAGGGTAGGGCATTAATTGAGAATCCAAAATTTCTCAGTAAAAATATGTAAAAAACCTCCTCCCAACTTTTTAATGTTCTTCTAAGTTCATGCTCAACAGCATCAACCCTCTTACCCAACCTCTCAATTAGAAGTCTTTCTAAGAAATGCTTTATAAAAAAATCATCAACATCCCTAATGTACCTTTCACAGGGTATCCAATCTACAGAATTGACAATCTCACAATATCGAGACTCTAAACCTTTGTCATAATGCAAAACGGCACACTTAACAGGTGTTCCATTTGTACGACATACATCGGTTCCGTCATGATTAGCAACAACATGTATAACTACACTATCATACGCTTTATCAGCATGATGGTTGTGCTTTATCCAGTCTGATGTGTTTTGATGAATTTCTACGTTTCCAGCCCACGTCTGACCATCAATTTGCAGCTTTGCATTAAAAAAATCAGGACCAGCATCACTATTAAGGCTACCAGGATGCAGCACTTCAACAGTCTCACCCGTGGTGCACACAAAGTTTTGCCGATCAAAAAGTTGAAATTTCCATATGAATTGCAAAAAATCTTCACTCATCATCTTGGACATTTAATATTCACCAACATTTGAATTTATTTAAAGGTACAACAAATTTCAGAAAACCTAACAAATACAATGTACTGCAAAAGCACATCAATACATTCTATGTAAGCCTGCCCTGTATCCAGAATAAATACTTGAAAACAACTTTATGAACTAGTTGCTATTGACAAAAAGTATTAGATTTAGCTCTCAAATTTGAAGGATATGCCAAATAAAATTGAAATAGTTTTAGACAACATTGGAGCTAAAGCACTTATCGAACCAGGAATGTCGCTATTAGACATTGCCAAATCACATTATGTAACGCTTAAACATCCCGTCCTAGGTGCTTTTGTTAACAACAAGATAAAAGAACTTTCCTATAGAATATACTCTCCGAAGACCGTCCGATTTATAGACATCACCCACCAAGCAGGACGTAGAATGTACGAGCGTTCTTTATTCTTCGTCCTCAACAAAGCCATAAAGGATGTTTTGCCGTCCAAACAGCTACGAATTGAGCATTCCATATCCAAAGGATACTACTGTGAAATTGAAGGGATGGAAGGTGTTGACCTCGAAATTGTAATGGCTATTCTTGATCGGATGAAAGAAATAATTGATGCAGACCTACCCTTTAACCGAATAAAGATGCTAACGGAAGAGGCTATTCCACTTTTTGAAGCGGAAGGGCTGAATCAAAAGGTTAAGCTTCTAAAAACGAAGCCTAAACTTTACACGTCGGTTTACCAGCTCGACGAAACTATCGACTACTACTACGAAGAACTTGTTCCTTCTACAGGATTTCTTACAAACTTCGATTTGGTGAAATATTTCGAAGGCATGCTTCTAATGACTCCCAAAAAAGATAACCCTGAAAAGCTAGAAGATATCGTATTACAAAATAAGATGTTCGATGTATTTCAGGAGCAAAAGGATTGGTTAAAAATTATTGATGCCGAAACAATTGGAGATCTCAACCAAACGATTCTAGAAGGGAATGGAGGCGAGCTTATCAAGGTCGCAGAAGCACTCCATGAAAAAAAAGTAGCACAAATAGCAGACCTAATTTTCAACAGGAAAGAGGTTCACCTAGCGCTAATATCGGGTCCTTCATCAAGCGGTAAAACAACCTTTTCGAAGCGCCTTGCAGTTCAGCTTCGCGTCCTAGGGCTAAAACCCGTAACCATTTCAATGGACAACTACTTTGTCGATCGCGAGCATACCCCTAAAGATGAAAATGGAAACTACGACTTCGAATCAATTTATGCTGTAGACATAAAGCAATTCAACACAGACTTAACCGCCCTTATGAATGGCGATACCGTTGCTATACCCTCGTTTAACTTCGAAACAGGACAACGAATATACAAAGGCCACAAACTGAAGATTGACAATAACAGCATTATCATCGTAGAAGGAATTCACGCTCTTAACCCTATGCTAACATCGATGATTGATGAGAAGAAAAAGTTTAAAATTTACCTATCAGCGCTTACCTCTATATCAATGGACAGGCACAACCATGTGCCTACTACCGATAACCGACTAATACGCCGAATTGTACGCGATGCGAGGTATAGAAACTACTCTGCCTTCGAAACTATAAAGCGATGGCCAAGCGTACGTAGCGGAGAAGAGAAAAACATCTTCCCCTACCAAGAATTTGCAGATGTAATGTTTAACTCTGCGCTACTTTACGAGCTCGCAGTCTTAAAGCAACATGCAGAACCACTTCTCAGGGAGGTTCCTCCAACAACTTATGAATATGCAGAAGCACATCGGCTTCTAAAGTTTTTGAGCTACTTCGTTCCTTTACTGGAAGAGGAAATCCCTCCCACTTCAATTTTAAGAGAATTTTTAGGAGGAAGCAGTTTTAGTTTTTAAACACAATACACTGTTTACATGCAACTTAAATACAAGTACAAAGGTCATGCACATCAATATTACTTGTTGAACATACTTTAAGGCTATGTATTCCAAATATCTTTTATATTTTTAAGCTATATTTAGATGAGAACTAGACTTACTAAAGAACTATAAGTAACCTAAAAAGGGAGATGTTGCGTTTTTTTGGAATATTACTCGGTTTTTTCTTGCTAACAACCAATATAGTGCAAGCAGGCGACACTCCTGTTTTGATAGTTAACGCTCCAAAACAGGCAGTTGCCGGATCTTCTTTTACTGTAAGCATTGAAGTTTCTAATGCCGAAATACAAGGAATAGCCCGATTTATGCAAGGGCTCCCCTATGGAGTTACTGTTGAACCTGCAGATTGTGCTAACTCTGATTTCGAATTTACGAATCAGACGCTTAAACTAATGTGGTTCAGTCTTCAGAAAACGAATTCATTGAAGTTTTCATACAAAGTTGTTACCCATGCTAATGTAAAGGGATCTCTAAGTTTGAGCGGATCTTTTGTTTTCATCAATGCCAACAATGTACATGCAACAGCTACCTCCAAAGATGTAGTAGTGGAAATTACACCTGCGCCAAACGTAAATCCAGCAAATGTTGTTGACCTCAAAAACTTTAAGAGTAAGCCTGCCCCAGAATCGAATCTTACATTTATACCGGCTACCCAACAAATGGAGTCGCTTAAGATGCCCTCAAAGGCCTTAAGACAGGTATCATACGATGCAAAAACCGACACCTACATGGTAAGCATCTTGCTGGACAAAGGAAAGGCGAATAAATACGCAAAACTCGAAGAAACTATACCTCAAGGTTACACTGCAGAGGTTTTAGAAACAAGAGGTGGTGTATTCGATTATAGCAACGGGAAAGTAAAGTTCCTATGGCTCGATCTTCCGAACCAAGCCCGGTTCCTTGTAAGTTACAGGCTAAAACCTAAAGCAAAACAAGCAGATAAAAAGGAGCTATCAATAACTGGATATTTTGCTTTCATGATTGAGGATGCTACAGAGATTCATGAAGTAGCCCAAATTCAAGCAGATTTGAAAAAATTTGCAATTAATACTGACATAAAATATAAAGGCAGCGTAACCTCGGCTAGTGGTGCTCGCGATATACCTATTAAATATGTAGGAATAGCAAAGCAAGCAAAACAGGACAAGAAAGAAAATGCTACAAAAGTAGAACAACCACTAGCAAAGCCATCGACACCAACCTCGTCAAAGAAAGCCGTCAAGCAAACAGAGACTAGCAACAAGGAGGAGACAAGCAACCAACACCCTCAAGAACAGAGAAAAGTTAAAGCAGGGGTGGTCTTTAAAGTACAACTTGCGGCAGTGTCTAAAGAGGCTGACAATGCAGGTGTGGCTAGCAAATTCAAGACAGACACACCACTTTCAAAAGAGGAAACAAGCGGAATTGTAAGGTATCTCGTTGGGCCATATACAAGCTACAGCGAAGCTCTTAACGTTAAAAGCAAGGCAAAACAGAACGGCTATAAAGATGCATTCATTGTAGCCTACAACCAGCAAGGTTCGCGTATTAGCATAAATGAAGCCTTTGCATCTGAAAAAAATTAAAGCTGGATGAAGCACATTCTGAAAAAAATTGTATTCGCAACAATACTCATCGCTGGAGCAAACAGCGCTATGGCTCAGCAGGATGAGTTAGAAGAAATCTGGCGAAAGAACTTACGTACTGAAGTTCAGGTTGAGAACCCAACCTACCGTCCTGTAATTGGCATAAGTTCAGGGTTTCTGACCTTTTGGGGCGATGTCCAAAACATGGGAAACTCATCGCTGCTAGGAAATTCGGCTTTCAAAGTAAACCTATCCGGCTTTATTGATAAAAAGAGGAACTTCAAGTGGAACGTATTTTGGCTAAACGGCCAAATTTCAGGAAGGTTTATCGAAAACGAAGGGGCCTTTAGCTATATCAACTTTAAGACCAGCGTAAACCAGTTTGGTGCAAACTTAGAGTACACCTTCAACTCGATATTTAGAAAGGGAAAATTTCATCCTTTTATATCTGTTGGTTTTGCTCCTCTCAACTTCTCGCCAATGGGAGACTTCATTGATAAAGATGGAAAGCCTTATACCGCAACAACAATACTAAACCCAGATGGTAAGTACGAGACCAACCTCAAAAAATACTACAAAGATTTAAGCTACGGTGAAAACACTTTTTCTATTCCAATAGATGCTGGACTAGATTTTGCGCTGCACGATAGAATTGGCATTAGGCTTGGTGCTTCATATAACATTACGTTCTCGGATGAGCTCGACAATGTATCGCCCAAGACTGCCAGCATAATTAACAGCGGAACTAAAGAGCCTAAGGTACCTACCACGTTAAAAA
Coding sequences within it:
- a CDS encoding tetratricopeptide repeat protein — its product is MRNIRISYLAWMVAAVLLLGSCSNPEKMKKAVDQVKVTCVPTALEAKAGTVKAKISVNFPVKFFNKKAVLELTPVLVYNGGELAAPAKLLQGEDVKDNNQVISYENGGGYEQEVEFPYSDQLRMAKLELRVKILYKGKTIPFDQPYKLADGVSALYTLATPAAAPIFYDQTYQRITPEQQSAEILFMISKAIVEKKELSKAQVKELEQYISKVKKDTVNKSFQGLAIKAYASPDGPVEFNDKLSAKRGTSTKDAVKKSFKTVKDVVSKPEVTSLGEDWDGFVALVSASNIADKELILRVVSMYSDPNVRDREIKNLSAGWPDLKKTILPALRKSNLIANVNSIGLSDDQIKAKIQNKDYSNISADQLVYGAKLSSDLSYKIAAYEGAIQLDSKNYKAINNLGAIYLMQGKVAEAAKQFEAAAAINNDAVVKNNLGAVALAQGKIAEAEKLFVQAGDAGDQVKHNLAYIAITKGQYTAAVDYLAGSNSFNQALALLLVGKTENASKVLEQVNSPKGAYLKAVIAARQGNESAVLSNLKEAVSGDASLKKLAATEFEFRAYLQNAAFQSLL
- a CDS encoding polyribonucleotide nucleotidyltransferase: MYNAIQKIIELGDGRVIEIETGKLAKQADGSVVVKMGNTMLLATVTAAKEAKEDVDFMPLSVDYKEKYAAAGRFPGGFMKREAKPSDYEVLVSRLVDRALRPLFPDDFHAEVFVTVNLISADKDIMPDALAGLAASAALAVSDIPFNGPISEVRVARVNGELMINPTFSQLKNADIDIMVAATIDNIMMVEGEMNEVSEADMLEAIRFAHEAIKKHCVAQIELAEVVGKTVKRTYCHERNDEELREKIWKETYDKVYEIAKGMTSKHERGDRFAAVLEEFEATLPEEVLSDMKPVVERYFHDVLKEAMRRMIIDEGMRLDGRDTKTIRPIWSEVDYLPSAHGSAVFTRGETQSLTTVTLGTKLDEKQIDEVLNQGTEQFVLHYNFPPFSTGDARASRGLSRREIGHGNLAFRALKPVVPMNPENPYAVRVVSDILESNGSSSMATVCAGTLALMDAGVKIKRPVSGIAMGLIADKKTGKFAVLSDILGDEDHLGDMDFKVTGTENGITATQMDIKVDGLSYEILSQALEQARAGRMHILGKILETIKEPREDYKPHVPRIEQLIIPKEFIGAVIGPGGKIIQEIQKETNTTITITEVENKGIVDIFSEDRDGLVAAAQKIKAIVAVPEEGEVYRGKVKSILQFGAFVEILPGKDGLLHISEIDHKRVEKVEDVLKEGDMVDVKLIEVDKKTGKLKLSRRALLPKPEQAPREPRPDGPKRGDRPSKPERKE
- the rpsO gene encoding 30S ribosomal protein S15 yields the protein MSYLTAEKKQELFQQYGKSNTDTGSAEGQIALFSYRINHLTEHLKTHRKDYDTQRSLLKLVGKRRRLLEYLKDTDIERYRAIIKALNLRK
- a CDS encoding DUF2851 family protein, which gives rise to MMSEDFLQFIWKFQLFDRQNFVCTTGETVEVLHPGSLNSDAGPDFFNAKLQIDGQTWAGNVEIHQNTSDWIKHNHHADKAYDSVVIHVVANHDGTDVCRTNGTPVKCAVLHYDKGLESRYCEIVNSVDWIPCERYIRDVDDFFIKHFLERLLIERLGKRVDAVEHELRRTLKSWEEVFYIFLLRNFGFSINALPFELLAKVLPYNIVLKHRNNKLQIEALLFGQAGFLSNVENDEYTTALKREYSFLADKYKLKALDLSLWKFLRTRPQNFPTIRIAQLADLLHKHASIFSKVVSCNSFVEFCDLFSGITLSPYWENHFVFGKQALSQKKNLGYSALSLLGINLFVPFVFAYGHLNDMPQLKEKALDMLESTPPDKNRVIEKWKILGIPVGSAFYTQALLHLKRDYCDERRCLSCSIGKKIVEGGVSIR
- a CDS encoding nucleoside kinase, producing the protein MPNKIEIVLDNIGAKALIEPGMSLLDIAKSHYVTLKHPVLGAFVNNKIKELSYRIYSPKTVRFIDITHQAGRRMYERSLFFVLNKAIKDVLPSKQLRIEHSISKGYYCEIEGMEGVDLEIVMAILDRMKEIIDADLPFNRIKMLTEEAIPLFEAEGLNQKVKLLKTKPKLYTSVYQLDETIDYYYEELVPSTGFLTNFDLVKYFEGMLLMTPKKDNPEKLEDIVLQNKMFDVFQEQKDWLKIIDAETIGDLNQTILEGNGGELIKVAEALHEKKVAQIADLIFNRKEVHLALISGPSSSGKTTFSKRLAVQLRVLGLKPVTISMDNYFVDREHTPKDENGNYDFESIYAVDIKQFNTDLTALMNGDTVAIPSFNFETGQRIYKGHKLKIDNNSIIIVEGIHALNPMLTSMIDEKKKFKIYLSALTSISMDRHNHVPTTDNRLIRRIVRDARYRNYSAFETIKRWPSVRSGEEKNIFPYQEFADVMFNSALLYELAVLKQHAEPLLREVPPTTYEYAEAHRLLKFLSYFVPLLEEEIPPTSILREFLGGSSFSF
- a CDS encoding SPOR domain-containing protein; translation: MQAGDTPVLIVNAPKQAVAGSSFTVSIEVSNAEIQGIARFMQGLPYGVTVEPADCANSDFEFTNQTLKLMWFSLQKTNSLKFSYKVVTHANVKGSLSLSGSFVFINANNVHATATSKDVVVEITPAPNVNPANVVDLKNFKSKPAPESNLTFIPATQQMESLKMPSKALRQVSYDAKTDTYMVSILLDKGKANKYAKLEETIPQGYTAEVLETRGGVFDYSNGKVKFLWLDLPNQARFLVSYRLKPKAKQADKKELSITGYFAFMIEDATEIHEVAQIQADLKKFAINTDIKYKGSVTSASGARDIPIKYVGIAKQAKQDKKENATKVEQPLAKPSTPTSSKKAVKQTETSNKEETSNQHPQEQRKVKAGVVFKVQLAAVSKEADNAGVASKFKTDTPLSKEETSGIVRYLVGPYTSYSEALNVKSKAKQNGYKDAFIVAYNQQGSRISINEAFASEKN
- a CDS encoding EF-hand domain-containing protein gives rise to the protein MKHILKKIVFATILIAGANSAMAQQDELEEIWRKNLRTEVQVENPTYRPVIGISSGFLTFWGDVQNMGNSSLLGNSAFKVNLSGFIDKKRNFKWNVFWLNGQISGRFIENEGAFSYINFKTSVNQFGANLEYTFNSIFRKGKFHPFISVGFAPLNFSPMGDFIDKDGKPYTATTILNPDGKYETNLKKYYKDLSYGENTFSIPIDAGLDFALHDRIGIRLGASYNITFSDELDNVSPKTASIINSGTKEPKVPTTLKINSKKDSYLFTYLSLNFDLFSDRKSYIITKLAMDVENEPSLQSDQDFDGVLDPGDDCPDTPAGAKVNENGCPLDTDTDGIPDYLDTDNKTAVGSTVNNKGVAISKDDFSILDNQFAAVRREDARIFLSNNGRKHAYKQKGQMPDKFRSVDTNKDGDISYDELKRAVEDFLDKKSSFTVDEISEIYEYFFAQ